The nucleotide sequence agaaggggaatGGCTTTAGgaattcaaatattcaaaaaagtgtaagaaaacaaaagcacaaaaatcTGCAAACACATATTTCAAAAAAGAGTATTTCTACATTCAGAAAAACCCAGCACTCTGATTCTATATTCCTACTACGCCTCCAGGAAAAAGTGACAACCACAGGTGACTTAAGGgaacaaataacatttttatggtCTTTTGGCTCTTTCCCTGATAGACAATCTGTTCAAATATTAAGGATTCAGTGCTTAGAAAGTCCATGGAGGAAAGACTGAAGCAAAACATTCACGGAAGTCTTCTTTACTTCCTGGCAACAAGCAGCATGTTTTACCATAGTTCTCTCTAAGAGCACagcaaagggaaggaaattatAATTCGCTCCTTTAATAGAGGTCAAATTCTCTCCTCTTCCACTTCTCAGTAAAACTAAAGCCTGGCCTACATTTCCTGGAAGCACAATCTCTGTGTGTCTGTTACTTAGGGCCTAAAACAGAAGGAAAGCTTACGCTCAAACTTGACACCGGTCACTAAGTTCTGATGGGCAGGGATGGTATAGATGCAACGCCGCTGTCGAAGGTCCCACACTTTGCAGGTGTTGTCACCACTGCCAGTTGCAATGTGGTAGCTGTGGATTAGATGCATTATCAAAGTTAGAAATCAAGTACTTTCTTACCAAGAACCCTTTCCACCTCTCATTCAGTGACTTTATTTTACCCATTGGGGGAGAAATTTATTCCATAGATTTCCTTCAGGTGACCTTCTAGGAACATGATACAACGTCCTGTGCGTAGGTCCCAAACTCGACCAAATGCATCCAGTCCcctgataaaataatttataaatgaacacTTTGAATCCGGTTCTCTATGGGAGCACAAATACATAAGAGGTGCAACTATTGAGCTACCCAGCTATGCGGAAGAAGCCTTACCCGGTGCCAGCCAAAGAGCCATCTTGATGGAAGGCAATGTCATACACGCCCATGCTGTGGCCCTCCTGATGCAGGATCTCCTCCTGAGCCTCCAAATCCCATAAGCGCCATGAACGGTCATAGCTAAAAACAAATCACACTAATAATCAACCATCAGGTATTTATTcagtttctaaaatgtattagGTACTACAAACAATTGTAGCTGAAGTTAATATGATTGATTCATACAATCACATTAACAGGAAATTCCTTTCTGGCATAAACAATGCCTCAACAACTAAGCATATCTGTCTTAGGTGCTAAGCAGAAAACCATGGACTTGCTGTAAACCTTCCCCAGTGGCTACTTTAAGAACAGAATTCCTAAGAATggcccagcaatgattctattgccATCTTTCTTCCTCCATTCCACTGTTATGTCCCTGCATTCATTGAGCATTTATACTTTTACTGAGGCCTAAATTAGATGTTGggaatataaaaatcaatcacaaatacaacaatggaacagaacagagagcacAGAAGCAGACCCACACATATacagtcaaatgattttcaacaagggcaCTAGAGCAATTTCAATAGGGAAAGGAAAGTCTCTTCAATACATGGTGGTGGAACTGGTTACGCACgtagaaataaagacaaaagagaaactaaaaaaaaaaaatgggcaaagcacaTGGACATTGCACAAAGAGGATATGCAAATGGTCAATATGCATACGACAAAGTACTCAACATCAACGATCATCAGGGTAATAAGAATTAAAACTATGAGCTATCACTACACATCTGCTAGACTGGACAAAACAATaagactgacaacaccaaatgttaaCAAAGATGTGAAGTAACCAGAActctgggaatgtaaaatggtacaaccactttggaaaattgctTGGAAGtttaaaagggggaaagaaaatggccaggtgcggtagctcactcctgtaatcctagcactctgggaggctaaggcaggaggatcacttgaggttaggagtttgagaccagactaagcaagaaggagaccctgtctctaaaaaaacagaaaacttagccaTGAGTGTGGCGCGTGCCTGCAgtcccgtagtcccagctacttgggaggctgaggcaggaggatcgtttgagcccaggagtttgaggatgcagtgagctatgatagtgccactgtactctagccaggcagtgagactctgtctcaaaaacaaacaaacacatgtCCACAAAAAGCCCTGTAGAAGAATATTTATAGCGGCTTTAGTCTGACtagccaaaacctggaaacagcCAAAGTGTAtgtcaacaggagaatggataaactgtggcaTAGTCATACAATCAAATAATTCTCAGCACTAAAAAGGATTACTGACATATGCAACACCACCAATGAATCTTAAAATGTTATGCACAGTAAGAGAAGCCAGATGCAAATGAATTCATACAGTATAAACAGAGAGAATGAACttatggtgatagaaatcagaacagtgatTGCTTTAGCAGGGGGAGATGAGTGGGAAGGGGCATGtaggaactttctggggtgacagaaatgttctctGTATTGACAGGGGTGTGGGTCACCTGGTGTTATGCATTTATAAAGAATGacagaattgtacacttaagTAAATCCATTCCACTGtctgtaaattatacctcagtgaAAAAGTTCTTTAACAGATTCTGGCCTCAATGAACTTACAGAACCAGAAAGGTAGACTGATTTGCTGGCAGAGAGATTATAATACAATGTATAGCAAAAAACTACACACTGgtcaagaaagagaagaaagagtaaaaatcCTAGTTTTCTGGCAATTAGTgactttaaaatttcagattaattgcaatttaaaagcaaatacacTTAGCCCTAACTATGTTAAATACTCTCTTCTGATTCCAATTCACTGCAGGCCAAGAAAATCCTACTTGAAGATCTCTGTTCTACAGCTTTACCTGGCAGATAGTCACAAGATGCCACAGGCCTGTACAGATAAAACAATAGGATGGCTTACCAGGTGGTGCCCAGGAAACGCCCTGATGGATGCCACATTACCCGGGCCACACGCACTGTATGGCCTTCAATATCTGCCACTGGTTCATCGCTTAAAAGGAATCGAACACATGCAAGTAAATGATTCTATAGAGACATAAATATTAGTTAAGTTTATTAACTGTTGTGCAGACATACTCATTCTGTACAATATGAAGGGCTAAATTGTAACTATACTTGGAATTTGTTAAAACCTTAGGACTAACAATAATCTAAGCCACTTCCTAAGGTTTTAAAAGATTTGAGACTAGTACATGTGCTCAGAGTGCACAACTGCCCACAGCACTTTGATAAACACTGGCTTTCTACCTTAATTCATTTCATTAATAAACTCTTAATCTTAATGGCACACCATTTAGGATTAgagataaacaaaaaatacattagcCTGATAAGCAAAATAGTCACTCTGCACCAAAGGGGTGCTTGGATTCTAGTAAGAAAATATACTTTGGTAGAGATGTGAGCATATAGAAATCAGACAGTTTTGGTACAAGTGGATTACAGATAAATCTTTCTTAAATTTAGGCCTGttcaaaaattcaaatggaaaaaggAACTTCTAAATAGATAGAGGCTTAGTCTCATTTTGGTGGCCATTAAATTCTGCTAACCATCAACCACAGAAAGAAGATCTGAAACTGttttaacaaaaaggaaataaacatgaaCCCTAAAGAGGGCAATTAAAAAGGGAACTTTGTCAATGTGCATATATAGAACCAAAGCCCCAGGGGAATAAATATTGCTAAGTATTACCAAAGCCAATTAAAACTTGTTATGCTCATACATGAGACCCTGTCTGGCAAAGAGTGTAGACACTAATTAgctctctaaaaaatttttggaaTAAAAACCTTTATATGttttcccaaagaaagaaaaactaagcaATTAAATTCAGATGTCTTTTAGCCAACAAGGTGctaaaatttttggaaaacaataatcataaccacattaaaaaaaactgcTGTAGTTAggaaatatattcttaggtaaaAGATGACGCTACTGAGAGGAGACATCACTTCCTTGGCAATAGTGCTAGACAGAAACTCACTTTCTTCTCCCCTGTGGCTGTTTACCAAAACCCAACAGGCTGCCAAGAATATTATCTTTAGATAATCTACCTCTATTGTGTAGGAGGTAGGTTAGATCTTTTTGGAATAAATGAAGCTGAGAAACAGTGGCCACTAGGCTGGAAGCAAAAATCAAGGTCCAAAGTTAACAGTTTAGAAAAACACGGCACAACTCCTCTGGTGAGAAAAGGTCTAAGAAAGAAATCCTCCACTTTATTTTCACACTAAGTTACCTTGACTCTTAGAGCATCTCTCATGTTAACCCTGAGGTCCTGAAAGCCAACCAATCCACTACTTTAGTGACAGCAGTATGGACCAGAGAACAGTAATATTCACCTGTCAAGACTCCAAAGCTTCACAGAGCCATCAGCAGCACAAGAAGCCAGGTTGACATCTTTTTGGTCCAAGGAGACAGTGGATTTGGGATGGAATACAATAGCTCCTACATTTGTGTTATGGCCTAAAGGAGtgtaaaagatgaaaattaaaggGTTCCCACCTCCTTATAACCTTTGTACAAATACAGACTATGAAGAATAACATAGATGAGTATACATGTGGATATACAGAGTATTAAAGTGACCAttcaactattaaaaaataaactgtttcaATGTAAActatttaaattacattaaaaaaagcaagacagaaataaactttttgtttttttggttcaTGGATTATAAAGGGCCAGAGCGTGACTGGACATGAAAGAAAAGTGAATGTGTATGAAAGTCATTATATTCCAGCCTTGCAGCCAGAGAAAACCAAGTCAAATCCAATCAAGAATTAATGTGCGTACTCAGTCTGAGTATCAGGCAGAGTTTGTGGCATAACAGAGCTCACCCTGGGAAAAAGACTGAGATTTACACAAAACTCTCACTTACCTCGAAGAGTGTGAAGGAGGTTGCAATCAGGAACAGACCAGAGCTTGCAAAGCCCACTCCTATCAAATACAAAGGAAATCATCTCAGCCAGGGTTGGTCTGGGAAGGAAAAGGTACCTTGGTAACATTACTAAAGGACAATCTTTTCTCACCCCCAATAAATGTTACAGTGGccgacagaaaaaaataaataaaagccttaTAATCTGAAGGGTTATAGAAGAAAAAGTTACAGTCAGGCTGCAAGCAACCAGAGGCCTCTACTGTACCATAATTAACATCGTACAAGTTGCCATTCTCCTTAACTTTTAGACCAATTTGTAAGGGAAGGTAGGACAAATTAAACTATCCAATAAGAATAATATTGATACCATCTCCTTAACTATGAATAGCATTTTGCCACTTACAAAGAACTTAAATTCTTTAAAGatcttttattttggaaattttccaaCAAATTACTTTTATATTGATTATCTCAAATGATCTTTATAACAGCCCTGTGAAGTAGATAGGCAGGAATTTCTACTTCATAAAGTAACTAAGGTACAGTTTCTTGGCCTTCTCCTGAGCCAGTCTCAATTGCTGCCTAGTCAAGTGGTTCCTGTGCAATGGAAGCTTTCTCTCTCACTCAATAGCCATGTCCCacaaaaaaaacagaaccaaaataaacaacaaagttACCACATCCTAAGAGTTTTCTGCATATGTGGTagtaagcagaaaacaaaataaagataaagcaGTAATTATTATCTACTGGGTGCTTACCACAATACGTACTATCAAGGCAAAATGCTTTACAAACACTACCTCACCCCATCTTACAGGGATTAAGTATCTTAGCTAGATCACATCACTGAAAAGGAAAAGCTATATTGAGGTGTCGATACTAGTTGGGTCTATAACTAACTATGACCTGCTCCAAAACACTAGTACCAAGAACAAGACAGACAGATACATGTCATGGATCTCTGGAGTCCTTGTTAAACAGTAAGAAtggttaacacattgactgccacaccagaaaaaaaaaatttttccttggggccatggtgttttattacgaaaatagaataaaaactttgaaaacaaaacgatcctttctaactgaatgaaaaatttgttattttttattgttttctgcatGTGAGTTATacacaacttgaaaaatagttcttgtggctcccaaagtgaagagacaagAGTTACATGCTTCACGAGGCTCTGGGCTCAAAACTCttatgagttaaatacaactcacatggcagttaatgtgttaaacaaagGCTATACCGTATCATACAGCGGATAGTACACTAGCATTTGTAATCATAAGATGTGGAGGAAAAGGACATAGAAATAGACATCTAAGACAAATGCTAATTTTTTCCTGAACTTATCCcccatttaggaaaaaatgtcaCCTTAAAATGGAACTTACCAACAAGCTGTGGCCAGCATCTTGGAATTGGGACTAAAGTGACAGTAGGAGATAGGCCGATCATCCCCAATCtgactgcagaaattattcaaagacttcaaaaaagaaaaaaggacagatGGTGATCATTGATAGTAATAGATTAATCCAAGAGTTCTGAGGCTTttccatcattaaaaaaaaaaaaaaagcaacttccATTTGAAACCACCCCAAGATTCTTCtagtttttttgttgctgttaggagacaattatattaataaatggagtCAAGGCCTATCTGAATCTCCAGCATACTGTTTCCTATAGCCTTAGTATCACTAGCTTCCGTGTCAGCTAAATATAAACAGAACAGCCTGGACAAATCTAAAGCACACCTTTGACATATTAAAAGGGAGAATTAAAGGGTAGAACCATTGGCCTCTGCTGACTACAAAGCACAGTAGGTTCCTGCTACCTTAGCTGATGGCTCCTTCCTATCACAACAGCTCAAGCAGGGGGAATAATAGCTGCCTTTACCTTCTAGAAGTGCCCaaatagaaaaatctaataaatattaagaaacttTACATATTGGGCAATCACTGAGAGCATCTTACCCGCAGAGATTTGTGCAGCTCCTGCATCTGGGAGGTTCTAGTTGTCTCAGGAATCTCTTTATGAAGACGAGCCTCTTCCAAGCGTTTCATTGCCCTGTGACACAGAAAAAACACTACTGTAAGTAAATGGGTTGTAAACAAGGGCCCACACATGTATCTCCCTCAATTTCATTTAATAACCAGTCATTATAAAGCAAACCCTCAGTCCCTgagatgaaacaaaaaatatgcttctttcttctccttaccTGGGCAGTGAATAATTAGCAATCCACAGTCTAGCCACCTTCAAGCTGTTTGGTCCTTCATGGTACCAGGTTTGCTGATactgaaaggaaaattaagagCAGAAATGTTAAGTCTGAAGCATTTCTGCCTCTCCCACAGCTGACAATTCTCTATCATAACTGTCCAGAGAGAAGGTGAATTAGTCTGGTAATGGATATCAGGCATATGTgctttctactgtatttttttctatggtGTCTTTTAGATAGTTTCTGGTTCCTTGTTAAGTTATACCAGGAATGTGATGATTCTTTCCTAACTGAAAAGCTTCCTTAGCTCCATTCATACCTACACAAGCAGCACGAGCTATTGCCAACAGTAGAGCCTTCAAAGACATTTTTCCCCTGATCCTACCAAAACAAACCATTGAAAGCAGAAAATGAGAGAACTATCCCCTCATTTCCTTCATGTTTATACTGTGAAGCAAAGACATATTCTACCTCTTCTTTGGACTTCTTAGATTTCTCATCATCCTTCTTGGTCTTTTTTAAGGCATCAGTACCAACTACTGAGAGGATATTTCTTAACCtgtaacaaaaaaacaatttaaacactGTTGAGATAGGATTGTAAAAAAGTACATCTTAAATGGGAGCATGCCTCCACTATTCTCTCACCAAACCCTTAGCAAACTTCTTTAAGAGTCAAGTAGGCATGTTTAAATTTCCAATGTGATTTCTTTCACTCAATCTTTTTTATCTGAAAATCCCTTAAATTGAACTATAAGCAATTACCCTTTTCAGTTTAGAGTCAGCTAGCCCCCACACTGCTACCACCTGGTCTGTAAAGACAGCCAACCTTCACTCAATGCCACAATGTGCTGGATACTGACTCAGGTACTAAGTATATCACAATGACTAAGAATCAGTTCTTGATTTCAAGTATCACAGTCTTAGGGGGAAGACAGAAAGTACTAGGGAACTATAGTGCATTATATTAAGTGTCATGGTAGCAGTAAGCACAGAGTGCTAGAAGATCAGGGAAAGGTTCATAGAAAAAGTGTTAACTAAACTGAGTCCTCAATTAGTTCAAGAGGTCAAGAATGGGAAAATCATAGTCAAGGCAGAGCGTTAAACAAACGTAAAGGTTTGGAGGTTAGAAAAACATGTTGAACTTGGAATCATAAATAGCTCAGTATGGCTAGAGCATAGAGTACAAGAGGAAGACTGCAGAGGAATAAGGCTGGAAATCTAAGAAGGGGCCAGGTCACCAAGAGTTGCTAATGCCATGCTAAGGAGggtttacatttgaaaaatatctctGAGAAAGTATAGAGAACAGatggaaaagggaagaataaagGCATGGAAATCAGACAGTATACTGTTGTAGGAATCCTGAGTCAAAATGGTAGACTTCAATTAACACAGTGGCAGCAGTGATTCAAAATATTCACCTAAGGGGCATATTAAGGAATAAAATAGACTTTGCTgatggaaaaagcaaaaaataaacaacaataaaaaagtataagaaaataacaTACTATGACAGAGAATAATGGAGGGGCTTACTTTGCAAGGAGTCAGGTGTAAGGAAAGGCTTCCTTGAATAGGTGGCATTTATGctgaaacaaaagaatataaaagttCTAAAAGACAagagagagcaaaaaaaaaaagagaacaattatGTGGAAAGACATACAAAGAGCTACAGTATTCCAGAAGGACCAATGTGGCTAGTCTAGTAAACTGAGGAAGACTGGTACTAGGTAAGGCTGAAGAACTTAAAGGTCATGATTTGAAGTTTTTTACTCCAAGTATAAGACACTCTAGGATTTTAAGCAAGCAATGAACACAACACATTTGGGGCTATCACAACAGCCTAGAAGTGAAAGCAATGGAAACAGAGCAAAGAGGACAGATTGGAAGTATATTTCAGAAGTAGAATAGACTATATTTTGCTGATGGATTATAAAGGAGGTGAGGAATATTTTCAACTTAGAATTGTGCAAAGAGaatgggaaaggggtggggaacAGATTTCAGTTTAGATGTCTCAAGTTTGAAGTATCTGTGGGATATTTAGGCTACAAAGAGAGAGTTGGGAGTCATCAGAATATATCAATACATGGCAAATGATACCATGGGAAAAGATCTGATCGCCCAGGGCGAGTAAAGGATAAAAGGTTAGGCAGGAAAAAAGGTTTAGAAATGAGAAGAATTAGCTAGATAGATAGGAGGAAAATCAAGAGCATTTGGTCTTATGAGAGTGAGGGAAAGGGAGTATTTAAAGGAGGGGTGGTTTGCAGTGTATTAGGGCTATTCTTAGTAAAGACAGGTTGTTGaccttaaaaaagaacaatttcaaTGTGGTAGGGGTCAATCAGTTTGCAGCAGGTTGAAGAGTAATTGCAGGTAAGGACTTCAAGAGAGTAAATATAAACCCTCCCAAGAAACTTGATGATGAAGGGGCAAGATGGGGCAGTGGATAGAGAGCCAAGAGGGGCTCTTCATAATTGTATACAACTAGCCCATCACTAAGAGACTTTGCAACCTCAAAATCACAAGAGGAGCATTATCTGAGGGCAGTACTCCTCTTCAATAACATCCAAAAAAACAATTATCATTATGTCTTACGCCACTGACATGGAATGGATTGATGTCTAAATTTTCAAAGctcaacaaaaaaatgtttatctaACTCAAAACTTCAtgttggggagggaagggaggggaagggatgtCAGCACCCTCTTCACAgtctataaagaaaaatcaacagtGGAATAAAAATTGGCCTAAGACTTAGAGTATGGGCTAAACAATATAAACATACCTTAAGATATTCTTAATACTATCTGAAACATTCTATTAAAGTTTCAACTGAAAGATCAACTGAAATTTGGACAAGAACTCTgtgattaataaagaaaaaagtaagtaCTTAGAAAGGGcacctttctcttctttcagcaGGGCCCTCTCCAAAAAGTGTGATGGGTTCCCCCAAGGCCCTAAGGCAAGCCTTGACCTCTGAGTCATCTGTGGAAACATTGATTTGCCGGGCTCGCTTCCTTCTTTCAAACTCAGCCAATACTTCTGCCTGTCGCTCACTGATGTGTTCCTCAATTTCAAACACttctcctattaaaaaaaaaaaaaaatcagattttttcaAATGGgggaaagaaataatttctaacaaTTGGAGTCTGTGTATGCTCCTAAGGAAAGGTTACTGCCTAATAAAACACTTTATAGATACAGTTTACTAAATTACGCCAAACACACGAATGTAAATGACACAGCTTTAAAAGGTAGAAGAATAGTTCAAGCCACCTCTTGTTTCATTTGGGAATCTTACACCTATATAAAAACACAGCTTAAATGAGATCAGAAAGAGTACAGAATATCTTTAACAAATTCGTTAGTTGGCTAGGCTTTCTATCcagaagataaaatagaaatgttattttaacaaTTGCCAAAGCTATTCTCTAAAACAGTCCCACTATAGGAACACTTACAAACATTAACTAGTAAACTTGAAATAATTactatgaaaatgaaatttctatGACTCTAAGGCTTTTGGATAATTTAGCAACTAGTTTTAAAACCCACACCAAATATAAGCCTTTGGATTAAAAATTGGAGGTATGGTGATGCTGtggttatatttaaaaacagcatAAATGGACTCAGgcaggacaaaggcaatatatgtaccctaaacatttgtactcccgtaatattctgggggaaaaaaaaacccagcataaaaagtttaaaagaaaatgatgtgtGGGAAGATTAATAAGAAACTTGACAG is from Lemur catta isolate mLemCat1 chromosome 10, mLemCat1.pri, whole genome shotgun sequence and encodes:
- the PRPF4 gene encoding U4/U6 small nuclear ribonucleoprotein Prp4 isoform X2 is translated as MASSRASSTAAKTKAPDDLVAPVVKKPHIYYGSLEEKERERLAKGESGILGKEGLKAGIEAGNINITSGEVFEIEEHISERQAEVLAEFERRKRARQINVSTDDSEVKACLRALGEPITLFGEGPAERRERLRNILSVVGTDALKKTKKDDEKSKKSKEEYQQTWYHEGPNSLKVARLWIANYSLPRAMKRLEEARLHKEIPETTRTSQMQELHKSLRSLNNFCSQIGDDRPISYCHFSPNSKMLATACWSGLCKLWSVPDCNLLHTLRGHNTNVGAIVFHPKSTVSLDQKDVNLASCAADGSVKLWSLDSDEPVADIEGHTVRVARVMWHPSGRFLGTTCYDRSWRLWDLEAQEEILHQEGHSMGVYDIAFHQDGSLAGTGGLDAFGRVWDLRTGRCIMFLEGHLKEIYGINFSPNGYHIATGSGDNTCKVWDLRQRRCIYTIPAHQNLVTGVKFEPIHGNFLLTGAYDNTAKIWTHPGWSPLKTLAGHEGKVMGLDISSDGQLIATCSYDRTFKLWMAE
- the PRPF4 gene encoding U4/U6 small nuclear ribonucleoprotein Prp4 isoform X1, yielding MASSRASSTQAAKTKAPDDLVAPVVKKPHIYYGSLEEKERERLAKGESGILGKEGLKAGIEAGNINITSGEVFEIEEHISERQAEVLAEFERRKRARQINVSTDDSEVKACLRALGEPITLFGEGPAERRERLRNILSVVGTDALKKTKKDDEKSKKSKEEYQQTWYHEGPNSLKVARLWIANYSLPRAMKRLEEARLHKEIPETTRTSQMQELHKSLRSLNNFCSQIGDDRPISYCHFSPNSKMLATACWSGLCKLWSVPDCNLLHTLRGHNTNVGAIVFHPKSTVSLDQKDVNLASCAADGSVKLWSLDSDEPVADIEGHTVRVARVMWHPSGRFLGTTCYDRSWRLWDLEAQEEILHQEGHSMGVYDIAFHQDGSLAGTGGLDAFGRVWDLRTGRCIMFLEGHLKEIYGINFSPNGYHIATGSGDNTCKVWDLRQRRCIYTIPAHQNLVTGVKFEPIHGNFLLTGAYDNTAKIWTHPGWSPLKTLAGHEGKVMGLDISSDGQLIATCSYDRTFKLWMAE